In one Drosophila pseudoobscura strain MV-25-SWS-2005 chromosome X, UCI_Dpse_MV25, whole genome shotgun sequence genomic region, the following are encoded:
- the LOC6902031 gene encoding serine/arginine repetitive matrix protein 2 isoform X11 yields the protein MELECDLGAIQNEELLRKMWQQSEDSERKKQIRSHLYKLRESRLCNLYRHEADPMAEPQGNGNGNGTSSLTGFGAKDPLATSHGDALLDQNFQSLKSKEVRDSMSPTHELKFHSMTLTQPSSTGWDVQTSSEVSPDGRAFRTETLAKTDGIEKLNGGGLAEFKGRNEQSSSASHQGDDQNYVKKASESTNTQLQEKVVFGDENSGRTEMKVSSTSTSSSSTKKVVSSSSSKVDFGDEPAQPRYLMDDQEKVYQQQHQQQQQREQREWEEQCRIQEKRVQEQRILEQRILQEQQQRQQQEERYSESREQSNSTRNVQTQQHYEENKRYVDMDKASPEYQRHVQHLMSQPGEIISNTVEYPKPNVKMITTVKRLPDGTIVKNKRYETEQVNPQTQRQTQSQTQTQTQSQTQRRTQDVHDSHIRNQSQNQSQPRDVVDNAEPLGRRPGQQQQPVDQEQLTQSQSFSSVKKSSRRFSTETTSETVEEFDDRGQPITSSPAVRPTAQSPRQPAAPPTSDFSTHGFPSVRPNKPTQEFSSQRPSKEEEEVVVVKSEKSRNVKQSTSSQRTIETEIVGDDQHQPHHRPQSQPQIAAPTPSWEQPASPRRQPVDDYSTHGFPSVRSRPDQPDGEVIVTSKSVSRNQSASHKSQTERIIETQVDQDYPKAPHSHTHTHSITTHSHSPQSTGQPASPRRTHPSTHGFPSARSPTRPTPDSAARRPAAGARPGTRPGNAPNSSDTTTTTTTVTRRQLQKEREVDAAHRAFAASLRSSSPADSTTSVGSHHHQTPRSSISSTRTYRREGREGSHDSQAPSESSRISTTTVTRQTAGGSAPATPKTVAKTPPPQQQVVKQQQVTTKTISNEPKSPTQKAATTTVTTTTTSTTKTGGGGGPSSPTAAVAPPSPTPAAAPASPAPVPDNKLSQYTYTTTKPGDIFSLPPTPTPTTPPTINNEPTTLTTNKDNTTATAATAGSGTGTTTTTTAIPTATRTILSDSQEQEPIRKVKVIANEAHETVAVAVAEPPCVKRLYYQLGPETLSEGEPVPRPSESVATKQKAPPKMRNQPNHNRNYDDDQNEPEHEPKPLASSRGSSKSPSVERRPVFRETTFEGRRVSQPEEDVLLIEEQILIDETLIQSQPKPKPNQSSPEPRFPRSRTQSPEKPRVSPRQSPEKQPQHPLSGTRRPSAEKQLPAKESPQKPAAATTAPRQGSPEKQLPSKYPTPTTMGRPKSPEKAELERAQSPEKEPGLPRRSFQLPKESSPSQKTAPEWQSLPKAQTPSEPGLPTSPQRAQSPGKEPAFSRGSPRQSPEKESPSPRSLTPTNPSIQQKREEDLFRSTITTTQTRKTKKNLNDEFLTNERQSQPQNEKETQPQQLPQTQPEEAIESPDGGLFSKGGDSEPEPVEEGAAPTYRKKGLSRRETFEDRCRKILGMEEDGDTQGSYITRPNDDDGDDDDDDDADQNQEEEDEQKIRQTTTTKTETIEVKIEDCLDDDDDDNDQPSRRVTETFVVRTQPKIKVEEVQPQQELSELFVDVEEPSKEEEDLPRNPKGDAETINVNEETTIFITKRPSKSPSPLPKTTLKSASKSPSPSPSPSSIPIFEPEPETTSFITEKTIDCQSKTIKKSLPEGGCTTKKSPLKKVEPQEELPKKRPSVTTNTKTETERRNSRTSSSKQAPNPHPKATAPKSPRKESLTGRKPETRTNTTTTTTTKTGRKPSDASPSPSASTSPSIKDRLRSSPRKQQPQSQPQSQNKTPIKVDHVDGDTTTSPDVSPTRGERRRSSNISVHTEIIIDHTAPKSPRTERRPQLIAALSPAAARKLPVTERKDSAPVPRVTRRDKADKVMRSTSENIIKVVNGQKNPIAKNPSKQQPEMSSLRPVERGSRPSKCFTTKTINLSEQLLVNSEDMIIDIQQAKSSREPSPDRIVPTPVNAAMDKDTGKPRYPDVVQEPDDEPRKKPQVTNIPIFEEAANAYVGCQISELRNSNGLDDDILDNPMVEAPQSLDYPTTSSPGTSTDQSHPVEPVQPQDTDECLLSVHEKVSRFTHSAEQVKQPRSSVPFSREFDENAKIPENDECLLSINQKVDKFLRTAENITRQPLTPTPSREMERPRPSFEEIDEELRQDDCTLSVSQKVHKFIDTAEKLAPTAPQKSPRLVASIERHISRQDTDLEQESEPELQSDREEEEYPKQPQVESEEEEPLPMTKSHTTAIELKRQKDILNRPSVFGQPRATEALRKPSIVSKQNGTKLRSTPSSTSTSLITEERRSYRNQTTTGSTTTGKPKSPQQPSSTPRGATPSKPTTSGGSPTKPTTTGGGSKRTVEHVSQKQWVISDVDVDVEVVGPPPPTHSNSRKPQSRTRSRSRSPSASPSRSSPSPSSTPSRSPSRRTIGTTKSNLNSTAASVVKTTTEHHHQHQHNHSKSQRHSPSSTTKQKSPMPTSSPSPSPSPTNHPSKTIGTATTADPEPHVHVESLPAIPNGSGVGRTVATRRNVFEKTPPQQAAPTSTTEPQPGGRRPSYMDHTKSSLEHIRRDSLEINKNNYSRKSSVEDDSGLEPRNPNTSVKFDVPKKEDKIKLKIDLEIEEIFDLQVLEQLLETVSSYEMRRRIRAQMRLIRKNMINAGITTTTTTTTTTVKTSPNAAAPLASQQPKKQAQQEAIPPRDRSRSPEAKTISSSFKGVRTTSTTSSSSSTRRQRGEQEVDSTTGTGGATPQGKPPVKPRERSASPAQRRRSSPPGKQSPVSIATTTTRTSNNGAGSRAGTPSKPAHQGPIWADRTKVLKGHGPVSNGGSSPRKGSATSTTSTSSTGKMTRTLQSTSTSSSSTASSSTRAAKPKQREEDSITSSYGVGPTDENGLPLFGIRALKKKSQPAPCETKQEVTGFVIEEQFYSDNKSPPRHERKELIYSSNADELASIQKQLLLDDDYQPELNTKLVREFKKVESELQPEPDGRYVRRGSVKELSEKFIRKESSSSTHSSTSQSMMSSRTEHADADEEETEDSESNEVCSVIEAPQMRQGSTTSSLTTTRSSNTRSFLNSSADQRQVTSVDDVLERMRNADNVEEPGDTNEDREARALLNKFLGASVIMQGVESMLPPTATGQRLNSQGVKTTRITNTYSKSGTGKVSSSASSAPVTRTTCDIEEIQDEQILKQLLEQASTYEERRKIRARLRELMAEREAQQNRQQSSTTSEQRSETKSKDGVTTTTTKVTTRTVSGSAASKNISPLAKFKQLDKQAAAQQAQKSSPTTSTPTTPGGGSSQPLFKFTDPALNARAATVKDQLLQWCQHKTQEYENVQISNFSSSWSDGLAFCALIHHFLPDAFDYSTLTKQTRRHNFEVAFSVADEKAGIAPLLDVEDMVEMSRPDWKCVFVYVQSIYRRFRNCQ from the exons tggcagcagtcCGAGGACAGCGAACGCAAGAAGCAGATCCGATCGCATCTCTACAAACTGCGAGAGTCGCGTCTCTGCAATCTCTACAGGCACGAAGCGGACCCAATGGCGGAGCCCCAGGGAAACGGTAATGGTAATGGAACGTCGTCGCTGACTGGATTCGGGGCCAAGGATCCCCTGGCCACAAGCCACGGAGACGCGCTGCTGGACCAGAATTTCCAGAGCCTCAAGTCCAAGGAGGTGCGCGACTCGATGAGCCCCACCCATGAGCTCAAGTTCCATTCAATGACCCTCACGCAGCCGAGCAGCACGGGCTGGGATGTGCAGACCTCCTCGGAGGTCAGTCCCGATGGCAGGGCCTTCCGCACGGAAACTCTGGCCAAGACAGATG GCATTGAGAAGCTCAATGGTGGCGGCCTGGCCGAGTTCAAGGGAAGGAACGAGCAGAGCTCGAGTGCCTCGCACCAGGGGGATGACCAGAACTACGTGAAGAAGGCCTCGGAGAGCACCAACACCCAGCTGCAGGAAAAGGTGGTGTTCGGCGATGAGAATAGCGGACGCACCGAGATGAAGGTgagctccacctccacctcgtcctcgtccaccAAGAAGGTGGTGTCATCATCCTCCTCGAAGGTGGACTTCGGGGATGAGCCCGCCCAGCCGCGTTACCTGATGGATGACCAGGAGAAGGTGtaccagcagcaacatcagcagcagcaacagcgtgAGCAGCGCGAGTGGGAGGAGCAATGCCGCATCCAGGAGAAACGCGTCCAGGAGCAACGCATCCTGGAGCAACGCATCCtccaggagcaacagcagcgccaacagcaggaggagcgCTACTCGGAGAGTCGCGaacagagcaacagcaccagaaACGTCCAGACCCAGCAGCACTACGAGGAGAACAAGCGGTATGTGGACATGGACAAGGCCTCGCCCGAGTATCAGCGCCACGTCCAACATTTGATGTCCCAGCCCGGCGAGATCATCTCCAATACGGTGGAGTACCCCAAGCCCAATGTAAAGATGATCACCACGGTGAAGCGCCTGCCCGATGGCACCATTGTCAAGAACAAGCGCTACGAGACCGAACAGGTAAATCCACAAACTCAGCGCCAAACTCAGAGCCAGactcagacccagacccagagccagacccagcgACGTACCCAGGATGTGCATGACAGCCATATCCGTaatcagagccagaaccaAAGCCAGCCTCGGGATGTGGTGGACAATGCAGAGCCACTGGGACGTCGTCCtgggcaacaacaacagccggTGGATCAAGAGCAGCTGACTCAGTCGCAGAGCTTCTCCTCTGTGAAGAAATCGAGTCGCCGCTTCTCCACGGAAACCACCTCGGAGACCGTCGAGGAGTTTGATGATCGCGGACAACCCATCACCAGCTCTCCCGCAGTCCGTCCCACTGCTCAGTCTCCGCGCCAGCCGGCGGCTCCTCCAACTAGTGACTTCTCCACTCACGGATTCCCCTCGGTGCGTCCAAACAAGCCCACGCAGGAGTTCTCCAGCCAGAGGCCCTcgaaagaggaggaggaggtggtggtggtcaAGTCGGAGAAGAGCCGCAATGTCAAGCAGAGCACCAGCTCTCAGCGCACCATCGAAACGGAGATTGTGGGAGATGATCAGCATCAGCCCCATCATCGTCCGCAAAGTCAGCCCCAGATAGCAGCCCCTACTCCCAGCTGGGAGCAGCCGGCAAGTCCCAGGCGTCAGCCTGTGGATGACTACAGCACCCATGGCTTCCCCTCGGTGCGCTCCCGACCAGATCAGCCGGATGGTGAGGTGATTGTCACGTCGAAGTCGGTGAGCCGCAACCAGAGCGCCAGCCACAAGTCGCAGACGGAGCGCATCATCGAGACGCAGGTGGATCAGGACTATCCAAAGGCCccccacagccacacccacacccactccatTACTACCCACTCGCATTCACCCCAATCTACTGGCCAACCGGCCAGTCCACGCCGAACCCATCCGAGCACCCATGGCTTCCCCTCGGCCCGATCTCCCACACGGCCCACGCCCGACTCTGCAGCGCGTCGCCCCGCCGCAGGCGCTCGTCCTGGAACTAGACCTGGAAACGCCCCGAACAGCTCGGACACCACGACCACAACCACGACCGTAACGCGTCGCCAGCTGCAGAAGGAGCGCGAAGTGGACGCCGCCCATCGGGCTTTCGCAGCATCGCTGCGCAGCAGTTCGCCGGCGGATAGCACCACTTCGGTGGGATCGCACCACCATCAGACGCCACGTTCGAGCATCTCCTCGACCCGCACCTACCGCCGAGAGGGGCGCGAGGGCTCGCATGACAGCCAGGCGCCCTCGGAGTCGAGTCGCATTAGCACCACAACGGTGACAAGGCAGACGGCGGGTGGATCAGCACCAGCCACTCCCAAGACTGTGGCCAaaacgccgccgccgcagcaacAGGTGgttaagcagcagcaggttaCTACCAAGACGATCAGCAACGAACCCAAGTCGCCCACTCAAAAGGCGGCAACGACCACTGTAACGACCACGACAACCAGCACCACCAAGAcaggtggtggtggcggtccATCCTCTccgacagcagcagtagccCCACCATCTCcgactccagcagcagctccagccagTCCCGCTCCAGTTCCAG ATAACAAGCTATCACAGTATACGTATACTACCACTAAGCCTGGCGACATATTCTCTCTGCcaccaactccaactccaactacTCCTCCTACTATTAACAACGAACCAACAACACTAACCACCAATAAAGACAacaccacagccacagcagccacagcaggcAGTGGCACAGGCACCACTACAACCACCACAGCAATCCCTACAGCAACAAGAACCATCTTAAGCGACAGCCAAGAACAAGAACCCATCCGAAAGGTAAAGGTGATCGCAAACGAAGCGCATGAaacggtggcagtggcggtggcagaaCCGCCTTGTGTGAAGCGTCTATACTATCAGCTGGGACCCGAAACCCTCAGCGAGGGGGAACCCGTGCCCCGTCCCTCAGAGAGCGTTG CCACCAAGCAGAAAGCGCCACCCAAGATGCGAAACCAGCCGAACCACAATCGAAACTACGACGATGATCAGAATGAGCCCGAACATGAACCCAAACCCCTTGCCAGTTCCAGGGGCAGTTCGAAGTCGCCGAGCGTCGAACGCCGACCGGTCTTCAGGGAAACCACATTCGAGGGCAGACGTGTCTCCCAGCCAGAGGAGGATGTCCTGCTCATTGAGGAGCAGATCCTTATCGATGAGACCTTGATTCAGTCacagcccaagcccaagcccaaccAAAGCAGCCCCGAGCCGAGATTTCCCAGATCCAGGACTCAGAGTCCCGAGAAACCGCGGGTTTCTCCACGACAGAGCCCCGAAAAACAGCCGCAGCACCCGCTGTCAGGAACTCGTCGTCCAAGCGCCGAGAAACAGCTGCCGGCCAAGGAGAGCCCGCAGAAACCAGCGGCGGCGACAACGGCGCCACGGCAGGGCAGTCCCGAGAAGCAGCTGCCCAGCAAGTATCCGACTCCCACTACCATGGGGCGTCCCAAAAGCCCTGAGAAAGCGGAGCTGGAGAGGGCTCAGAGTCCAGAGAAAGAGCCTGGATTGCCTAGAAGATCTTTCCAGTTGCCCAAAGAGAGCAGCCCCTCCCAGAAAACAGCACCCGAATGGCAGAGTCTGCCAAAGGCTCAGACTCCCTCAGAGCCGGGACTGCCAACAAGTCCTCAGAGGGCCCAGAGTCCAGGGAAGGAACCAGCTTTCTCCAGGGGATCACCCCGACAGAGTCCCGAAAAGGAGAGCCCGAGTCCCAGGTCTCTAACCCCAACCAATCCATCAATTCAGCAGAAACGAGAGGAGGATCTCTTCCGCAGCACGATCACTACCACTCAGACACGAAAAACGAAGAAGAATCTTAACGATGAATTTCTAACGAACGAACGCCAGAGCCAGCCCCAAAACGAAAAGGAAACCCAACCGCAACAGCTACCGCAAACACAACCCGAAGAAGCCATAGAAAGTCCAGATGGTGGTTTATTCTCCAAAGGAGGCGACTCCGAGCCCGAGCCAGTGGAGGAGGGAGCGGCACCTACTTATCGCAAAAAGGGTTTGAGCCGTCGCGAGACTTTCGAGGATCGTTGTCGCAAGATCCTGGGCATGGAGGAGGATGGGGATACCCAGGGAAGCTACATAACGCGACCcaacgatgatgatggtgatgatgatgatgatgatgatgcagaTCAGAATCAGGAAGAGGAGGATGAGCAGAAGATAAGGCAAACGACCACAACAAAGACGGAGACCATTGAGGTAAAGATCGAAGACTGCctcgatgacgatgatgatgataatgatcaGCCTTCGCGTCGTGTCACCGAGACCTTTGTGGTGCGCACCCAGCCGAAAATCAAGGTGGAGGAGGTCCAGCCGCAGCAAGAGCTCAGTGAGCTCTttgtggatgtggaggagCCCtcaaaggaggaggaggatctgCCCAGGAATCCCAAAGGGGACGCCGAGACCATCAATGTGAATGAGGAGACGACGATTTTTATTACCAAGCGACCCTCAAAATCACCCTCGCCTTTGCCCAAGACTACCCTGAAATCCGCCTCCAAATCTCCATCGCCTTCTCCTTCGCCATCTTCGATTCCCATTTtcgagccagaaccagagacGACGAGCTTCATCACCGAGAAGACCATTGATTGCCAGAGTAAGACCATCAAAAAGTCACTACCAGAAGGAGGCTGCACCACCAAGAAGTCTCCCCTCAAGAAAGTGGAACCCCAAGAGGAGCTACCCAAGAAACGGCCAAGTGTAACGACGAacacaaaaaccgaaaccgaacgTCGCAATTCacgcacctcctcctccaagCAGGCACCCAACCCACACCCAAAGGCTACCGCTCCGAAGAGTCCCAGAAAGGAGTCCCTGACGGGTCGAAAGCCGGAGACAcgcaccaacaccaccactaccactacGACGAAAACAGGACGAAAGCCCAGCGatgccagtcccagtcccagtgccagcaCATCACCATCAATCAAGGATCGCCTGCGCTCTTCGCCACGTAAGCAGCAGCCCCAGTCCCAACCCCAGAGCCAGAACAAGACACCAATAAAAGTGGATCATGTGGATGGGGACACCACTACCTCCCCAGATGTGAGTCCAACGCGGGGAGAGCGTCGTCGGTCGAGTAACATTTCCGTGCACACGGAGATCATCATTGATCACACGGCCCCGAAGTCGCCCCGGACCGAGCGTAGGCCCCAGCTGATAGCCGCCTTGAGCCCTGCCGCCGCAAGGAAGTTGCCTGTGACCGAGCGCAAGGATTCGGCGCCCGTGCCACGGGTGACGCGACGCGATAAGGCCGACAAGGTGATGCGCTCCACTAGTGAGAACATCATCAAGGTGGTCAACGGGCAGAAGAACCCCATCGCGAAGAACCCATCCAAGCAGCAGCCCGAGATGAGCAGCCTGAGGCCCGTGGAACGTGGCAGCCGACCCAGCAAGTGCTTCACCACCAAGACCATCAATCTGAGCGAACAGCTGCTGGTCAATAGCGAAGACATGATCATCGACATCCAGCAGGCAAAGAGCTCCAGGGAACCGTCGCCGGATCGCATCGTACCCACGCCGGTGAACGCCGCGATGGACAAGGACACGGGCAAGCCGCGTTATCCCGATGTGGTCCAGGAGCCGGACGATGAGCCGCGCAAGAAGCCGCAGGTTACCAACATACCCATCTTCGAGGAGGCGGCCAATGCCTATGTTGGCTGTCAGATCTCGGAGCTGCGCAACTCCAATGGCCTGGACGATGACATACTCGACAATCCCATGGTAGAGGCGCCCCAGAGTCTGGACTATCCCACAACCAGCAGCCCCGGCACCAGTACCGACCAGTCCCATCCCGTGGAGCCTGTACAGCCGCAGGACACCGACGAGTGCCTGCTTAGCGTCCACGAGAAGGTTTCTCGCTTCACCCACTCCGCCGAACAGGTGAAGCAGCCACGCAGCTCTGTCCCCTTTAGCCGGGAGTTCGACGAGAATGCCAAGATACCCGAGAACGATGAGTGCCTGCTGAGCATCAATCAGAAGGTGGACAAGTTCCTACGCACCGCCGAGAATATCACCAGGCAGCCGCTCACGCCTACCCCCAGTCGGGAGATGGAGCGCCCGCGCCCCAGCTTCGAGGAGATCGATGAGGAGCTGCGACAAGATGACTGCACCCTGAGCGTCTCTCAGAAGGTGCACAAGTTCATTGACACCGCCGAGAAGCTGGCCCCGACAGCGCCACAAAAATCGCCACGCCTGGTGGCCAGCATCGAAAGACACATCTCGCGGCAAGATACGGACTTGGAGCAGGAATCGGAACCGGAACTGCAGTCGGATCGAGAGGAAGAAGAATATCCCAAGCAGCCACAGGTGGAGTCGGAAGAGGAGGAACCTCTGCCCATGACCAAGAGTCACACCACAGCCATTGAGCTGAAGCGGCAAAAGGACATCCTCAACCGACCATCAGTCTTTGGACAGCCACGTGCCACAGAGGCCCTTCGTAAGCCATCCATCGTGTCCAAGCAGAATGGTACCAAGCTGCGATCGACtcccagcagcaccagcaccagcctgATTACCGAAGAGCGTCGATCCTACAGGAATCAGACCACAACTGGTAGCACCACCACGGGCAAGCCCAAGTCACCCCAGCAGCCGAGCAGCACCCCCAGGGGAGCTACCCCATCGAAACCCACAACATCTGGAGGCTCTCCAACGAAGCCCACAACAACTGGGGGTGGCTCCAAGCGTACCGTGGAGCATGTCAGCCAGAAGCAGTGGGTAATCAGCGATGTTGATGTGGACGTGGAGGTGGTGGGACCACCACCACCGAcccacagcaacagccgcaaGCCTCAGTCGCGtacccgttcccgttcccgttcgcCTTCTGCCTCCCCCTCACGCTCGTCGCCCTCCCCATCATCGACGCCGTCTCGCTCACCCAGTAGACGCACCATTGGCACCACCAAATCCAACTTGAACTCGACCGCCGCCAGCGTAGTTAAAACAACCACtgagcaccaccaccagcaccagcacaaCCACAGCAAAAGTCAAAGgcacagccccagcagcaccaccaagCAAAAAAGTCCAATGCCCACttcaagcccaagcccaagtcCAAGCCCGACTAACCACCCAAGCAAAACCATAGGTACAGCCACAACAGCTGATCCCGAACCCCATGTACACGTTGAATCCCTTCCAGCAATCCCAAATGGCAGCGGGGTAGGACGCACGGTAGCCACACGCAGGAATGTGTTCGAGAAGACACCACCACAGCAGGCAGCCCCAACAAGCACAACAGAGCCACAGCCTGGCGGGCGTCGTCCCTCGTACATGGATCACACCAAGAGCTCGCTGGAGCACATAAGACGTGACTCCCTGGAGATCAATAAGAACAACTATTCGCGCAAGTCCTCAGTGGAGGATGACTCGGGCCTGGAGCCACGCAATCCGAATACCTCGGTGAAGTTTGATGTGCCCAAAAAGGAGGATAAGATCAAGTTGAAGATCGATCTGGAGATTGAGGAGATCTTCGATCTGCAGGTACTCGAACAGCTCCTGGAGACAGTGAGCAGCTACGAGATGCGTCGCCGGATACGCGCCCAGATGCGGCTCATCAGAAAGAACATGATCAATGCGGGGATTACCACGACAACCACTACCACTACAACGACGGTGAAGACCTCTCCCAATGCTGCAGCCCCACTGGCATCGCAGCAGCCGAAGAAGCAGGCCCAGCAGGAAGCGATCCCCCCACGCGATCGTAGTCGCAGTCCAGAGGCTAagaccatcagcagcagcttcaaGGGAGTgcgcaccaccagcaccacgaGCAGCAGTTCCAGCACCAGAAGACAGCGAGGAGAGCAGGAGGTGGACAGCACCACAGGCACAGGTGGAGCAACGCCTCAGGGCAAGCCGCCGGTGAAGCCACGAGAGAGGAGCGCCAGTCCGGCCCAACGCCGTCGCAGCAGTCCCCCCGGCAAGCAGTCGCCTGTGAGCATTGCCACAACCACCACTCGGACTTCGAACAACGGGGCTGGTTCACGTGCTGGTACACCCAGCAAACCAGCACACCAGGGACCCATCTGGGCAGATCGCACTAAGGTGCTCAAAGGTCACGGGCCCGTCTCGAATGGTGGATCCAGTCCGCGAAAGGGATCTGCCACGAGCACCACTAGCACCAGCTCCACCGGAAAGATGACCCGAACCCTTCAGAGCACCAGCactagctccagctccaccgcCAGCTCTAGCACAAGGGCAGCCAAGCCCAAGCAGCGCGAGGAGGACTCCATTACATCAAGCTACGGAGTGGGACCCACGGACGAGAATGGACTGCCCCTCTTTGGGATAAGAGCGCTCAAGAAGAAAAGTCAGCCAGCACCGTGTGAGACCAAGCAAG AAGTCACAGGCTTTGTGATCGAGGAGCAGTTCTACTCGGACAACAAGTCCCCGCCCCGTCACGAGCGCAAGGAGCTGATCTACTCGAGCAATGCGGATGAGCTGGCTTCCATTCAgaaacagctgctgctggacgaTGACTACCAGCCGGAGTTGAATACCAAGCTTGTGAGAGAGTTCAAGAAAGTCGAGTCCGAActgcagccagagccagatgGCAGATATGTGCGCCGTGGTTCGGTGAAGGAGCTCAGCGAGAAGTTCATACGGAAAGAGTCCTCCTCGTCAACGCACTCTAGCACCTCTCAGTCCATGATGAGCAGCCGCACCGAGCATGCGGATGCAGATGAGGAGGAGACTGAGGACAGCGAATCCAATGAGGTGTGCAGCGTCATCGAGGCACCACAGATGCGCCAGGGCTCAACTACCAGCAGCTTAACCACCACCCGGTCCAGCAACACGCGCTCCTTCCTCAACAGCAGCGCGGATCAGCGGCAGGTGACCAGTGTGGACGATGTCCTGGAGCGCATGCGCAATGCCGATAATG TGGAGGAGCCTGGCGACACAAACGAAGATCGTGAGGCACGTGCTCTGCTCAACAAATTCCTTGGCGCCAGTGTGATAATGCAGGGCGTGGAGAGCATGCTTCCACCAACGGCTACGGGTCAGCGTCTGAATAGCCAAGGG GTGAAAACCACACGCATAACCAATACCTACAGCAAATCGGGAACTGGCAAggtcagcagcagcgcctcCTCAGCACCAGTTACACGCACAACTTGTGACATCGAGGAGATACAGGACGAGCAGATCCTAAAGCAATTG CTGGAACAGGCCTCCACCTACGAGGAGCGTCGCAAAATCCGTGCACGTCTACGCGAACTTATGGCGGAACGCGAAG